In the Streptomyces sp. 3214.6 genome, CCGGCGCCGAGGAAGGCGGTCTCGGTGCCGATGTCCCCCATCCAGGCGGCGCTCGCGCCCATCGCGAGGAGGTTGCGGTGCGAGAGCATCGAGCCGGACTGCCGGCCGGAGATCGCCGCGGTGTAGATGACCAGGAGCGCGGAGTCGGGATCGACGTCGGCGTCCGGCTCCTCGGCCGAGCCGGACGCCAGAAAGAACTCGTAGGAACCCGGGCCCTCGGTGTCGTGGCGGAGCCACAACGCGCGGTGGTCGTCGCCCAGTTCCGCCCGTGCCTTGCCGACCGTCTCGCCGATCTCCTCGTCCTGCCAGACGACGACGCGCGGGTCGAAGTCCTCGACGGCGAACGCCATTTCGGGGGCGGCCCAGCGCCAGTAGCCGGGACAGACCATGGCGCCGATCTTCGCGGCGGCGCCGAGCAGTTCCCAGATGCGGAAGGAGTTCTGGCCCAGCCACAGGATGCGGTCGCCGGGGCCGACCCCGGCGACCGTGAGGGCGTGCGCGAGTCGGTTGGTGCGCTCGTCCAGCTGCGGCCAGGTCAGCCGCACGTCGCCGTCGACGAGTGCGACGCCGTGGGGATACGACCTGCGGTGTTCACGGATGATGTCGCCGAACGTCAGACGGCGGGCGCGATGCATGGTGTTGGCTCCCAAGGCTTCGAAGTCAGACGCGGCCGACGCCTACGCCCTTGACGTTGATGAACTCGTCCAGTCCGGCCTTGCCGCCCTCCCGGCCGAAGCCGCTGATGCCCACTCCGCCGAACGGTGTGGCGGGCGAGGTGATCGGGTTCGGGCCGGGGTTGACGTAGACCGTCCCGGCCTTCAGGCGCGGCACCAGGCGGTTGACGCGTGTGATGTCACGGGACTGGAGGTAGGCGGACAGTCCGTACTCGGTGTCGTTGGCGAGGGCGACGGCCTCGTCCTCCGTGTCGAACGGGGTGAGGGCGAGGACGGGGCCGAAGATCTCCCGCTGGGCGAGGTCGCTGCGGTTGTCGACGTCGGCGAAGACGGTCGGGGAGACGAAGTAGCCGTCGGAGTCGATGCGTTCGCCGCCGTGCACGAGTCGGCCCGCTCTTTCGTCGACCGCCTTGTCGATCACTTGCCGGACGCGGTCGCGGGCCGCTTCGTTGATCAGGGGCCCGATGTAGGTGGTCGGGTCGAGCGGGTCGCCCAGGGGCAGATGGGCGACGAACGCGACCACGCGCGCGACGACCTCGTCATAGACCGGGCGCTCCACCAGCAGCCGGGTGGGCAGTGCGCAGCCCTGGCCGGTGTTGCTCATGGCGAAGGCCGCGCAGTAAGGCACGACGGTGTCCAGGTCGGTGTCGGCGAAGAGCAGGTTGGCGGACTTGCCGCCCAGTTCGAAGACGACGGGTTTGAGGCTTCGGGCGGCGGTCGCCATGATGCGCCGCGCGGTGGCGGGCCCGCCGGTGAAGGAGATCTTGTCGACGCCGGGGTGTGTCACCAGGGCCTCGCCCGCGTCGCCAAGTCCGGTGACGACGTTGATCACGCCGTCGGGGATGCCCGCCTCACGGGCCAGGTCGGCGAAGAGCAGGGCGGAGAACGGTGTGGACTCGGCAGGCTTGATGACCACGGTGT is a window encoding:
- a CDS encoding aldehyde dehydrogenase family protein, whose amino-acid sequence is MVTVDVKLHQERAERDLPRPRLVIGGKDLHEASGGLHEHINPATGLVQARIPLAGPAEVDQAVAAARQAFEVWGAMRPAERRRLLTRFAQLIREHIEDFAAICPLENGVCIGGWASSVGSHIAEWTEYYAGWADKIEGMVGAAYSPHENVEYTLAEPYGVIGHIITWNSPALSLAMKVPPSLAAGNTVVIKPAESTPFSALLFADLAREAGIPDGVINVVTGLGDAGEALVTHPGVDKISFTGGPATARRIMATAARSLKPVVFELGGKSANLLFADTDLDTVVPYCAAFAMSNTGQGCALPTRLLVERPVYDEVVARVVAFVAHLPLGDPLDPTTYIGPLINEAARDRVRQVIDKAVDERAGRLVHGGERIDSDGYFVSPTVFADVDNRSDLAQREIFGPVLALTPFDTEDEAVALANDTEYGLSAYLQSRDITRVNRLVPRLKAGTVYVNPGPNPITSPATPFGGVGISGFGREGGKAGLDEFINVKGVGVGRV